TGCTCATCGCCAAATGGATTCTCCGCACACTGGCTTACAAATACGGGGTGCGGGTGTCGTTTGCGCCTAAGATCACGCCCGGTAAGGCAGGCAGCGGGCTGCATATACATACCAGGCTTATGAAAAGCGGAAAGAATGTGATGATAGAAAAAGGCAGGCTTAGCGATACTGCAAAGAAAATGATAGCCGGCTTCCTGGATCTTTCCCCTTCGCTGACTTCTTTCGGTAATATCAACCCAACCTCTTATTTCCGACTGGTTCCTCACCAGGAGGCGCCGACGAATATATGCTGGGGCGACCGCAACCGCTCTGTACTCGTGCGGGTTCCTTTGGGGTGGACGGGTAATGTCAATATGGTCCATATGGCCAACCCTCTGGAAGAGGCCCCTGAAAATAATTTTTATGAAAAGCAGACGGTTGAATATCGCGGAGCTGATGGCACGGCCGATATTTACCTGCTGATGGCCGGCCTGGCCGTCGCAGCAAGACACGGGCTGGAAATGAAGGACTCATTGAAATACGCCGAACGCACTTACGTCGATGTCAATATTTTCAAAGAAGAGCATAAAGAACGGCTGACAGGTGTTTCACAACTCCCGACATCGTGCTGGGAATCGGCTGAAGCCCTTGAAAAGCAAAAACCTTTTTATTTAAAGTACGGCACTTTCTCTGAAGGGATGATCGAATGGATTATCCGGTACCTGAAATCCTTCAATGATAAAAACCTCCGACGCGACATCGGCCAGAATGAAGAAAAGATCATGAAGCTGGTGGAGCAGTATTTCCACTGCGGGTAGAGGGTTCCAAATTTCAAATTTCAAATTCCTTCTTCAGCATTTCGACCCACTTTTCGAGCCGTTCAGCAGTTTTTGCCGACTGGTTCTCCTGGTCAAGAATGAGCCCAACAAAAGCATTGTCGCGGAAAGCTTCCGATTCGATAAATATATACCCGTTTTTGTGCCACTTTCCTACAACCAGGGCTTTGTCTTTAATTTTATTGTAAAGCATTCCTACGCCGTCAGCAAAACTATCCGGGTAGGTATCCTGATCGCCAAGTCCGAATAATGCAATCTTTTTCCCTTTCAGATCAGTTTTTTCCAGGATTTCGGAAAAATCTTCCCAATCGTCCTGCATTTCACCAACTCCCCAGGTTGGGGTACCGAAAATGAGGTAAGGGTATTTTTCAAGGTCTTTTTTAGTCGCAACATCTACATTGATCA
This is a stretch of genomic DNA from Bacteroidales bacterium. It encodes these proteins:
- a CDS encoding glutamine synthetase family protein gives rise to the protein MKAFTEMNPNPLVQYLNKPAEEFTRQDIMKYVEDNNIEMINFRYVGWDGRLKTLNFIISSRQHLETILTMGERVDGSSLFSFIEAGSSDLYVIPKYRTAFVNPFTEIPTLDIICSYFNKDGEPLESSPEYILIKADRVLKEKTGFELQAMGELEYYVISLKEGLYMAEDQRGYHESMPFTKWEHLRTEAMQAIAQAGGQIKYGHTEVGNFEVGDLMYEQNEIEFLPCPLESAAEQLLIAKWILRTLAYKYGVRVSFAPKITPGKAGSGLHIHTRLMKSGKNVMIEKGRLSDTAKKMIAGFLDLSPSLTSFGNINPTSYFRLVPHQEAPTNICWGDRNRSVLVRVPLGWTGNVNMVHMANPLEEAPENNFYEKQTVEYRGADGTADIYLLMAGLAVAARHGLEMKDSLKYAERTYVDVNIFKEEHKERLTGVSQLPTSCWESAEALEKQKPFYLKYGTFSEGMIEWIIRYLKSFNDKNLRRDIGQNEEKIMKLVEQYFHCG
- a CDS encoding flavodoxin — encoded protein: MSDKKIGIFYGSSTGQTEMVAEKLQQLLGGENADLINVDVATKKDLEKYPYLIFGTPTWGVGEMQDDWEDFSEILEKTDLKGKKIALFGLGDQDTYPDSFADGVGMLYNKIKDKALVVGKWHKNGYIFIESEAFRDNAFVGLILDQENQSAKTAERLEKWVEMLKKEFEI